The Luteitalea sp. sequence TGTCGCAGCTCCATGAGGGCGGCAAGCCCGCCTGTCGAGGCGACGGCAAACCCGATGCCGTTGACGGCGGCGAGCATGCCGAGCAGCAGCGGGTCGGCGGCATTGGCGATGGCGACGAACGCCGCCGACTGAAGCACGCAGCCACCGGCGACGAGCCAGCGAATCCGATCGGCGCTGTAGACCGCCCCGGTGACGAAGCGGAAGCAGAGTGCAGCCGCGCTGTAGCCGGCGATGATGGGTCCGATGACCGCGTCGGCGGCACCCTGGGCTTGCAGGTGCGGCGACAGGAGCACCTGCACGCTGCCGTCGCCCAGCGTGAACACCATGGTGGCTGCGAGCAGGGCGATCAGCGGCGCGCGCCG is a genomic window containing:
- a CDS encoding MFS transporter translates to RRAPLIALLAATMVFTLGDGSVQVLLSPHLQAQGAADAVIGPIIAGYSAAALCFRFVTGAVYSADRIRWLVAGGCVLQSAAFVAIANAADPLLLGMLAAVNGIGFAVASTGGLAALMELRQGANAGVVMAWYTGCIGIGYAAAGFAGGLAGDLLGLSGAITALGVIPLLAALGFAGALRANPSASAATERVVDPSRAAPSRPRGWWS